From the genome of candidate division KSB1 bacterium:
GGGCATGAATTCAAGTCTCCGGCTGCCGAGGCACCCCTGGAGGGCGAAGAGCAGGTGACCGACGCACCCGCGCTTTCGTCCGACAATGCGGAGTTTCCCGAGATGGAAGAGTCCGACGGCCGCGACGCGGAAGTGGATCCTGGCTATGGCAGTGCCTATGCGCCTTCTCTTCAGGACATGCTCAGCGGCAATGCCAATGCGTTCGTGGATTATGCTGAAGATTTGCCGGCGGCAGAAGAGGGGGAGGCGGTCACCCGTTCATCTGCAGACGAAACCGGTGGCAGCAGCGCTGATGGTTGGCATCTCGACATTGCACAGGAGCAACTTTCACAGGATGAGGCGGAGGCGAACCATGTTGCCGGCGAGGAAGCTGCCTCTGGCGCCTCTTCCACACTCCTGCCAGAGACGGAGCCGTCGTGGCAGGAATCCGGGGTGCCGCCTGCAACACCGGCACCAGAGCCTGCGTCCACGGAAGCCTTTTTCGAGGAGTATGTTCTGCAGGACATCAATGATCCCTGGATTCTCGATGAAATCGACCGGCTTCCGGAGGAATATGAGATGGAGGAGGTGAGCTGGGAGGGCGGCAGGGGTTTTACCAACGATTCCACACCGGTCGCACGGCCGCAGTCGCAAGATGAGCCAGTGACGCCTGCGAATGTGTGGGACACAGCACAAAAGCATGCCGGCAACTTTGTGCCAGCCGGGCGCAGCAGTGAAGTCCACACCGATGCCGGCAGCCTTTCGGCAACGGTGTTGCCGGCGCCGCCGCAACCGGCCGTGGAGACCAAGCCTGCCGAACGCTGGCCGCAGCCGTTTGCCGCAGCACCGCCAACAACGAGAACCGTCAGCAACAGAGAAAGTGTGCCGGCGGCGGCTGCAGCGGAGCAAAGGTACCGGACGGGCAACGGCCCGCAGCCAATTCGGCAATCACACGCCGTGACCAAGACAAGATTCGAGGGCGACCGGCAAGCGATCATTCGCCAAATTGTAAGCCAGCATCCGCATTATGGCCCGACGATGATACAGAAGTATTTGGAAGTGCGCACTGAACCTGCGATCTTGGTCAGCCGTTCGACGGTTTACCGGTGGCTGCGGCAGGCGGGCTTGAACACCCGTGAACAGCGCCTGCAATTCGCCGGCCGGGCCGCCGTGGTGTAAGAAGCCGGCCCTCGCCCAAACCGTCACCGCGTGCTTGTGGATTCGGAAATTTCATACCACCTCGACGAGCAAACGTATGGCCGATTTTCTCTTCAATGACGTGATCAGCTCCCCCCAGGGGGAGTACTTTCTGAAGACGACCACCAACGATCCGCAGAAACAGATCACCTCCTCGTTCTTCCGCAATGGCACGCTGCTGGAGATGCGCACGCGTGATTTTGACCCCCAGTGGTCGCGCGAAATGCTGCGCGCCAAAACCCGGGAATTTCACGACGAGAAGAAGGAGGAGATCCTGATGCTCATCCAGCTTGCCGAGAAGCTGCGGGAGAGCAATCAGGCGGAGACCAAGAATCTGCTGGGCCAGGCCTTCCTGCGGCGGGGCATGTATGAGGAGGCCATCCTCGAGCTGGAGGAGGCGATCGTGCTCAACCCGCGCCTCTCCGGCATCTACAACAATCTCGGCAGCGCCTACATGGCGGTGAAACGCTACGATGATGCGATCACGGTTTTGGAGCAGGCCATTTCGATGTCGGCCGGCTATGCCGATTATCACAACAACCTGGGAGTGGCGTATCTCAAAAAGGAGTACTGCAAGAAGGCGGTGGAGCAGTTTCTGCGCGCGCTCGACAGCAACCCCTATTATGCCGAGGCCTATTTCAACCTGGCGCTGGCCTACGTGCTCAATGCCTTTACCAAGGAGGATTTTTCCCTCTCGGTCAACTGTCATCAGAAAGTGGCGGACAATATCGAGAAGGCGGCCAAGATCAACCCCTCCTACCACAATGAGTTCACGGAGCAGGGCCAAACCCTGATGCGTGAGAGGAAGTATGAGGAGGCTTATCAGGCCTTCACGCGCGCGGCAGGTCTGGTGAGCAAGCCCGCGGACATTTCCTTCATCCTCGACTTTTACCTGCGCGTCATTTATGGCAGCAAGAAGCTGAGCAGCAGTCTGATCTGGCGGCACATCCGCCAGTTGCAGGAATTGATCGAGAAATACCCCAATTACGCCGACCTTTACAATCACCTCGGCGTCGCTTATGTGATCATGAGCAAATACGTGAATCACAAAGCCATACAGCAATTCGACAAAGCCATGGCCCTCAACCCGGAGTATGAGCGCGCCCGGCGCAACAAGCGCCTGGCCGAGTATGACCACAAGGGCATGCAGTTGCTGTTCGATGCCATCTTGAGGTAGACGCCCTTTATGCCCAGATCTTCCACACAGTCGATCATCTCCTTTTTCAACGACGAGTCGCCGGAGGCCAACGAATTCCGGCGGTTGTACTCGAAGCTCAAAAATCTCTACGCCGACGCGGAGATGAAAAACTTTCTCGTCACCAGCGCCCGGATGAACGAGGGCAAAAGCACCACCGCGGCGCTGCTGGCGTGCACCATCGCGCGCTACCGCAACACCAAAACCATTTTGGTGGATTGTGATCTGCGCCGGCCGCGCGTGCACCAGCTCTTTGGCATCCCCAAGGAGGAAGGGGTGGCCGATGTGCTGACCGGCGCGCGCAAGCTCGACACCTGCTTCAAGCAAACACCGATCGAAAATTTGCGGCTGCTCACCGCCGGCGGGGTGGTGACCAGTCCGACCGAGCTGATCAATTCCCCGCGCATGCACGATTTGTTTTCCGAGATCAAATTCTATTTTGACACCGTGATCGTCGATTCCCCGCCCGTGATCCCGGTGACCGATGCCCTCATTCTGAGCCCGGAAATGGACGGTGCGCTGGTGGTGATCAAGGCCGGGGAAACCCACAAGGAAGTGGTGCGCCGCGCGGTGGATTTGATGCGCAATGCCGGTCTGAACATTCTCGGCGTCATCATCAACAACCAAAAGGGCGTGCTGCCCTACTACTACGACCACAAGTATTACGGCTATTCCTACTACCATCTCGAGGAAAAGGTGAAATAAGGATTGAGGAGCTTGTCATGGCGTTTTATCTGGTGACTGGCGGTGGCGGTTTTATCGGTTCCAATCTCGTGCGCGCGCTGCTGGAACGCGGGGAGCACGTGCGTGTACTCGACAACTTTGCCACCGGCAAACGCGCGAATCTCGCCGAGTTTGCCGGCCGCCTCGAGTTGATCGAGGGCGACATTCGCGATCGCGCGGTGGTGGAGCAGGCGTTGGCGGGTGTCGATTACGTGCTGCATCAGGCCGCGCTCGGCTCGGTGCCACGCTCCATTCAAGACCCGCTCACCTCCAACGACGTCAACGTCAATGGCACCCTCAATCTGTTGTGGGCGGCCCGGCAGGCGCGCGTCAAACGTTTCGTGTTCGCCTCCTCCTCTTCGGTGTATGGCGACACGCCCACCCTCCCCAAGGAGGAGGGCATGGCGCCCAATCCGCTTTCACCTTATGCCACCTCCAAACTCGCCGGCGAGCGCTATGCCCTTTCCTTTTGGCATGTTTACCGCCTGCCCACCGTGGCGCTGCGCTATTTCAACGTGTTCGGGCCGAAGCAGGACCCCGACTCGCAGTATGCGGCCGTGATCCCGCGCTTCATCGCCGCGCTGAAGAACGGCGTGCCGCCCGTCATCTTCGGTGATGGCGAGCAATCGCGGGACTTCACCTACATCGACAATGTGGTGCAGGCCAATCTGCTGGCGTGCACCGCGCCCGAGGCGCCCGGCCATTTCATGAACGTGGCCTGCGGGGAGCGCTACAGCCTCAACACCCTGCTGCAGGAGCTCAACCGCATCATGGGCACCAACATCACGGCCCGCTACGAAAGCCCCCGCCCCGGCGACGTCAAACACTCGATGGCGGCCATCGACCGGGCGCAGCGCCTGCTTTCTTTCACGCCCACGGTCAAGTTTGCGGAGGGCCTCGAACGCACGGTGGCGTGGTATCTCCGCCAGCCGCGCTGAGGCCGCGGGGCAATTTTCCCGAGGGCGCAAACGCAATTGCGCGTCACTGGTGGTAAATCAGTGGGCATTTTTTCCGTGGCAGAGCGGTGCGGCCGGGCCAACGGGACTTGCAGCAACAGGGACGGCTTGATTGCAAGATGTGATGCCAGGTACGGCTGATGAATCAGCAGGATTTTTGGAATGCCGGCACCGGCACTGACCGGACGGCATGGGCTTTATGGGCATCAAAAACGCACTCACCGTCGACGTCGAAGACTGGTTTCATGTCTCCCTGTTCCGCAAGAAGATTCGGCGGGACGAGTGGGATCAGCTTGCAAGCACCGTGGTGCAGAACACCTGCCGCGTCCTCAATATCTTTGCCGAAAAAAACGTCAAGGCCACATTTTTCGTGCTGGGCTGGGTCGCGGAGCGCTACCCGGAAATCGTGGTGGCGATCAAAGAGCAGGGCCACGAAGTGGCGAGCCACGGCTACGGCCATCAAATCATCTACGAGCAAACGCACAAGGAATTCGCCGCGGACGTCGAGAAGTCCCTGCTTATTCTGGAGAACATCACCGGCGAGCGGGTGCTGGGCTATCGGGCCCCGAGCTACTCGATCACGCGCGCTTCGATGTGGGCCTGGCAAACGCTGGCCGATCTCGGGCTGATTTATGATTCCAGCATTTTTCCGGTGAAACACGATCTCTACGGCATCCCCGATGCGCCGCGCTTTCCCTTCGAGATTCGCTTCGTCAATCAAACGCGCCTGATCGAATTTCCGCTTTCCACGGTGGTGTTGATGAAAAAGAATGTGCCGATGGCCGGGGGCGGCTATCTGCGGCTTTATCCCTATTGGTTCATTCAAAAGAGTGTGCGGCGGATCAACGCCGAGGGCCGTCCGGCCATCATCTATTTGCATCCCTGGGAGGTGGACGCCGATCTGCCGCGCGTGGAAGCCGGCTGGTTCAAAACCATGCGCCACTACGGCAACCTGGCACTGATGGAACACCGGCTGCGGCGTCTGCTCGAGGAATTTTCCTTTGGAACCGTGAGCGAGGTTCTCTCGACAACCCAAATTCAAACGGACTGGCCGCGCACCACGCCGCCGGCGCCGGGCGTGAATGGCAGGCATCGGGGGAGTGTGCCGGTCGCATGAAGGTCGAAGTCGTTGAGCATCAGTTTGCCGGGTGGGACCGCTTCGTTCACGAAAACCCGGACAGCCGCGGGCCACATCTGAGCGGCTGGAAGCAGGTCATCGAGAAATCCTTCTCGCATCGCTGCTATTATCTCGCCGCGCGTGAGGGCGATCGCTGGCGCGGCATCCTGCCCCTGACCCATCTGCGCAGCAGACTCTTCGGATCGTTTTTGGTCTCCGTGCCCTATCTCAACTATGGCGGCCTCGTTGCGGCGGACGAAGCGGCGCGGCAGGCGCTCTATGAGCGTGCCGTTGCGCTGGCTCGCGAGCTGGGCGTGGCACATGTGGAGTTGCGCCACGAACGCGTGCTGCTGCCGGGCCTGCCGACCAAGCAGCACAAAGTCGCGATGCTGCTCGAGCTGCCCGCCGACCCCGAGGCGCTGATGCAAAGCTTCAAGGCCAAATTGCGCAGCCAGATTCGCAAACCGCAAAAGGAGGGCCTGACCTATCGCTGCGGCCGCGAGCAGGAGCTGGACAGTTTCTATCGCGTTTTTTCCCACAACATGCGCGATTTGGGCACGCCGGTTTATTCGCGCAAGTTCTTTGCCAACATTCTGGCGGCGTTTCCGGAGCGCGCCCACATTTGCACGGTCTATCGCGGGGAACAGCCGCTGGCCGCGGGTTTTGTCTTCGGCTTTCGCCAAACCCTGGAGATTCCGTGGGCCTCGAGTCTGCGCCAATTCAACCCCCTGGCACCGAACATGTTGTTGTATTGGGCCGTGCTGGAGTTTGCCATCAAACAGGGCTACAAGTATTTCGACTTCGGGCGCTCGACGCCCAATGAGGGCACCTACAAATTCAAAGAGCAATGGGGCGCCCGGCCGGTGCCACTGCACTGGCAATATTGGCTCGCCAACGGCGCCACGACCCTCCCCGACCTCAGCCCCCACAACGCCAAATATCGCATGGCAATCCAGATCTGGCAGCGGTTGCCACTGGCGGTCACGCGCCTGGTCGGGCCGGCCATCGTCAAAAACATTCCCTGATGATCACGGGCGTGGGCCTCGCGCGATTCCTGTTTTATTCATCCTGTGTGCCCAATGGTTTTCATCTTTTGGTTGTGTGTCAGTCTCATCCTGTGGGTCTATGCCGGCTACCCGTTGCTGCTGTGGGTGAAGAGCCGGCTGTTGCCGGCCGCGCCGGTGGCGCGCTGCGAGATCGAACCGCCCGTCACCCTGCTCATCAGTGCCTACAATGAGGCCGCTGTCATCCGGCGCAAGCTCGAGAACAGCCTGGCCCTGGATTATCCGCCCGACAAGCTCGAGATCATCGTGATCTCCGACTGTTCGGATGACGGCACCGATGACATCGTGCGGACGTACGCCGGCCGGGGCGTGCGGCTGCTGCGCATGCCCGCGCGCGGCGGCAAAACCGCCGGGTTGAATGCCGCCCTGCCGACGGCCCGCGGTGAGATCGTGATTTTCTCCGATGCCAATGCCATGTATGATCCCGCCACGGTGCGGCGGATGGTGCGCAATTTTGCCGATGCCCGCGTCGGCTGCGTCACCGGTGAATCGCGCTACCACGTGAGCGGCGCCAGCCAGTCGAGTGAGAGCGAGAACCTGTACTGGCGTTATGAGCTGGCGCTGAAAAAAATGGAAAGTGCGGCCGGTTCGCTGGTGGGCGGTGACGGCGCCATTTACGCCATCCGCAAAAGTCTGTTCAAACCCATGCAGCCTTCGGATCTCAGCGACTTCGTCAACCCGCTGCAGATCACGGCACAGGGCTATCGCAACGTGTATGAGCCGGAGGCCGTTTCGTATGAAGATGCCGGTGACACCTTTGCCAAGGAGTTTCAACGCAAGGTGCGCATCGTCAATCGCGCCTGGCGCGGCCTGTGGCGGGTGGCGGTGGTCCTGAATCCGCTGCGCTACGGCTTCTTTGCGCTGCAGGTCGTTTCCCACAAGCTGCTGCGCTGGTTGGTGCCCGTGTTCATGGCCGGCGCGTTGCTCAGCAATGCCTTTTTGCTCACCCGCTCGCCGTTTTATTTGCTGACCGGGATCGGCCAGGCACTGTTTTACCTGCTCGCGCTGCTGGGCTGGCGGCAGGCGCACCGGCGGGCATTGCCGCGTGCCGTCTATGTGCCGTATTACTTCTGCCTGGTCAATTATGCCTCGCTGTTGGGCATTCTGACCTACTATCGCGGGCAGTCGTTTACCATGTGGCAAACGGTGCGGGACCCCGCGACCTGACGGGAAAGCCATGCCAATGCGACATCTCAAAATGCGGTTGACCAGCCTGATCAAGGCGGTGTTGTTTTATGGCGGATTTTTTGCGCTGCTGCGCCTGCTTTTCCCCAATCGCCGGGCGGCGCTGCTGCGCTATCATGCCGTGGTTGACCCCGCCGACAATCTCTACACCAGCCCGAGCATCAGCCTGCCGGTGCGCGCCTTTGAGCGCCATGTGCGCTACTTTGCGC
Proteins encoded in this window:
- a CDS encoding anti-sigma factor antagonist (This anti-anti-sigma factor, or anti-sigma factor antagonist, belongs to a family that includes characterized members SpoIIAA, RsbV, RsfA, and RsfB.), coding for MSAKRRLIEAVEVTDEGIHIVRLMKVFDASSLDEFEKVLAYLLAHDNYRIVVDLTNVEFISSAGWGAFTAELRRVRDNGGDIRLAGMNPDVLDVFLLLELDSFINAYDTVDDAILSFGHSDHGPAGPQAPAVATASSPEPPNREAAVPDWLLGHEFKSPAAEAPLEGEEQVTDAPALSSDNAEFPEMEESDGRDAEVDPGYGSAYAPSLQDMLSGNANAFVDYAEDLPAAEEGEAVTRSSADETGGSSADGWHLDIAQEQLSQDEAEANHVAGEEAASGASSTLLPETEPSWQESGVPPATPAPEPASTEAFFEEYVLQDINDPWILDEIDRLPEEYEMEEVSWEGGRGFTNDSTPVARPQSQDEPVTPANVWDTAQKHAGNFVPAGRSSEVHTDAGSLSATVLPAPPQPAVETKPAERWPQPFAAAPPTTRTVSNRESVPAAAAAEQRYRTGNGPQPIRQSHAVTKTRFEGDRQAIIRQIVSQHPHYGPTMIQKYLEVRTEPAILVSRSTVYRWLRQAGLNTREQRLQFAGRAAVV
- a CDS encoding tetratricopeptide repeat protein, producing MADFLFNDVISSPQGEYFLKTTTNDPQKQITSSFFRNGTLLEMRTRDFDPQWSREMLRAKTREFHDEKKEEILMLIQLAEKLRESNQAETKNLLGQAFLRRGMYEEAILELEEAIVLNPRLSGIYNNLGSAYMAVKRYDDAITVLEQAISMSAGYADYHNNLGVAYLKKEYCKKAVEQFLRALDSNPYYAEAYFNLALAYVLNAFTKEDFSLSVNCHQKVADNIEKAAKINPSYHNEFTEQGQTLMRERKYEEAYQAFTRAAGLVSKPADISFILDFYLRVIYGSKKLSSSLIWRHIRQLQELIEKYPNYADLYNHLGVAYVIMSKYVNHKAIQQFDKAMALNPEYERARRNKRLAEYDHKGMQLLFDAILR
- a CDS encoding CpsD/CapB family tyrosine-protein kinase is translated as MPRSSTQSIISFFNDESPEANEFRRLYSKLKNLYADAEMKNFLVTSARMNEGKSTTAALLACTIARYRNTKTILVDCDLRRPRVHQLFGIPKEEGVADVLTGARKLDTCFKQTPIENLRLLTAGGVVTSPTELINSPRMHDLFSEIKFYFDTVIVDSPPVIPVTDALILSPEMDGALVVIKAGETHKEVVRRAVDLMRNAGLNILGVIINNQKGVLPYYYDHKYYGYSYYHLEEKVK
- a CDS encoding SDR family oxidoreductase is translated as MAFYLVTGGGGFIGSNLVRALLERGEHVRVLDNFATGKRANLAEFAGRLELIEGDIRDRAVVEQALAGVDYVLHQAALGSVPRSIQDPLTSNDVNVNGTLNLLWAARQARVKRFVFASSSSVYGDTPTLPKEEGMAPNPLSPYATSKLAGERYALSFWHVYRLPTVALRYFNVFGPKQDPDSQYAAVIPRFIAALKNGVPPVIFGDGEQSRDFTYIDNVVQANLLACTAPEAPGHFMNVACGERYSLNTLLQELNRIMGTNITARYESPRPGDVKHSMAAIDRAQRLLSFTPTVKFAEGLERTVAWYLRQPR
- a CDS encoding DUF3473 domain-containing protein produces the protein MKNALTVDVEDWFHVSLFRKKIRRDEWDQLASTVVQNTCRVLNIFAEKNVKATFFVLGWVAERYPEIVVAIKEQGHEVASHGYGHQIIYEQTHKEFAADVEKSLLILENITGERVLGYRAPSYSITRASMWAWQTLADLGLIYDSSIFPVKHDLYGIPDAPRFPFEIRFVNQTRLIEFPLSTVVLMKKNVPMAGGGYLRLYPYWFIQKSVRRINAEGRPAIIYLHPWEVDADLPRVEAGWFKTMRHYGNLALMEHRLRRLLEEFSFGTVSEVLSTTQIQTDWPRTTPPAPGVNGRHRGSVPVA
- a CDS encoding FemAB family PEP-CTERM system-associated protein, whose protein sequence is MKVEVVEHQFAGWDRFVHENPDSRGPHLSGWKQVIEKSFSHRCYYLAAREGDRWRGILPLTHLRSRLFGSFLVSVPYLNYGGLVAADEAARQALYERAVALARELGVAHVELRHERVLLPGLPTKQHKVAMLLELPADPEALMQSFKAKLRSQIRKPQKEGLTYRCGREQELDSFYRVFSHNMRDLGTPVYSRKFFANILAAFPERAHICTVYRGEQPLAAGFVFGFRQTLEIPWASSLRQFNPLAPNMLLYWAVLEFAIKQGYKYFDFGRSTPNEGTYKFKEQWGARPVPLHWQYWLANGATTLPDLSPHNAKYRMAIQIWQRLPLAVTRLVGPAIVKNIP
- a CDS encoding glycosyltransferase family 2 protein, giving the protein MVFIFWLCVSLILWVYAGYPLLLWVKSRLLPAAPVARCEIEPPVTLLISAYNEAAVIRRKLENSLALDYPPDKLEIIVISDCSDDGTDDIVRTYAGRGVRLLRMPARGGKTAGLNAALPTARGEIVIFSDANAMYDPATVRRMVRNFADARVGCVTGESRYHVSGASQSSESENLYWRYELALKKMESAAGSLVGGDGAIYAIRKSLFKPMQPSDLSDFVNPLQITAQGYRNVYEPEAVSYEDAGDTFAKEFQRKVRIVNRAWRGLWRVAVVLNPLRYGFFALQVVSHKLLRWLVPVFMAGALLSNAFLLTRSPFYLLTGIGQALFYLLALLGWRQAHRRALPRAVYVPYYFCLVNYASLLGILTYYRGQSFTMWQTVRDPAT